One genomic window of Undibacterium cyanobacteriorum includes the following:
- a CDS encoding nucleoside hydrolase, with product MVHKVIFDTDPGVDDAMALYFALAHPEIEVIGITTTFGNVTVQQATANGLYLSRICGREIPVAGGGAVPLMKAPGTPPGFIHGDDGLGNLPSRVAVQGQAESQSAAEFIVAMARAYPGEISLVAVGPFVNLGLALKLEPELPKLIKQVIMMAGTVIEPGNVSPVAEANVWNDPHAADLVFTAGWNLVMVGLDVTHRVVMPATYFTQLAEHHQHHLAMDTLNHAAQFYCDFYLRERPDLGHACFGHDILTFVYLVAPQLFQTQDGRVRVQLEGLGNGQTMMDRHGGLQYAQAGWEKHRPQTTVCMKVDAEQCLSLIKQTLESDWLQAPLVL from the coding sequence ATGGTTCATAAAGTGATATTCGATACAGACCCAGGCGTTGATGACGCAATGGCTTTGTATTTTGCCTTGGCTCATCCCGAGATTGAAGTGATCGGCATTACCACGACATTTGGTAACGTGACAGTGCAACAAGCGACTGCCAATGGTTTGTACTTGAGCCGTATTTGCGGACGTGAGATTCCCGTTGCTGGTGGCGGTGCGGTACCTTTGATGAAGGCACCTGGTACTCCTCCCGGTTTTATTCACGGTGACGATGGTTTAGGAAATTTGCCATCGCGCGTCGCGGTTCAGGGGCAAGCCGAGAGTCAATCTGCGGCAGAGTTTATCGTTGCTATGGCGCGTGCTTATCCCGGTGAAATTAGTTTGGTGGCAGTGGGCCCGTTTGTGAATTTGGGCTTGGCGCTGAAGTTAGAACCTGAGCTGCCGAAGTTGATCAAACAAGTGATCATGATGGCTGGCACCGTGATAGAACCTGGCAATGTCTCCCCAGTTGCCGAGGCGAACGTCTGGAACGATCCGCACGCGGCGGATTTGGTATTTACGGCAGGTTGGAATTTGGTGATGGTTGGCCTCGATGTGACGCATCGTGTGGTGATGCCAGCGACCTATTTCACCCAATTGGCAGAGCATCACCAGCACCATCTTGCGATGGACACGCTCAACCACGCCGCACAGTTCTATTGCGATTTTTATTTGCGTGAACGCCCCGACTTGGGACACGCTTGTTTCGGTCACGACATCCTAACCTTTGTGTATTTGGTCGCACCGCAATTATTTCAAACCCAAGATGGCCGTGTTCGCGTGCAGTTAGAAGGTTTGGGTAATGGACAAACGATGATGGACCGTCACGGTGGTTTGCAGTACGCCCAAGCAGGATGGGAAAAGCATCGTCCGCAAACGACAGTGTGCATGAAAGTCGATGCGGAGCAATGTCTGAGCTTGATCAAACAAACGTTAGAAAGCGATTGGTTACAAGCACCGCTCGTGCTGTAA